The Streptomyces griseiscabiei genomic sequence GCACGGCGAGAACTACGAGTACGACCTCTTCCTGAAGAACACCTACGCCAACGCGCTGCGCATGGAGTCCGCCGTCAACGGCCTCGGCTACACGCCCGCGAAGGACGGTGTCGACCCGGCCCAGATCCCGTTCCGGGACTCGGCGGAGGGCTGGGACGACTGGCCGCCGATCTTCACCCCGCAGTACGCGGCCTTCCACGGCACGGTCGCCGCGCACACCGTGGAGATCCCGCTCCAGGTGAACAACGCGGCGTACGAGTCGCTGCCGGTCGAGGAGTTGCGCCGCCGGTCCGCCATCAACGTCGACGTGGCGGGCGCTGCGCTGCGCGCGACCCTCGACTTCGTGCGGGAGAAGCGGAGTTCGCTGATCGCCGACCAGATCGAGGTGTTCCGGCGCGGTGCCGCGGGCGCCGCCCAGGTCCCGGTCTCGGAGGCGACCGTCCCCGGGGTGCCCGGCATCGGGCCCGAGGACGTCTACACGACCCGGTTCCCGCGCGCGTACGTCATTCCGGCGGGCGGCGCCCAGCGGTCCGCCACGGCCGCCGCCCGGCTCGTCGACCATCTCCTCGCCAACGACGTCCGGGTGACCCGCGCGACCCGCTCCTTCCGGCTCGACGGGCGGTCGTACGCGAAGGGCTCGTACGTCGTCGACCTGCGTCAGCCCAAGCGCGGCCTGGCCAACGCGCTGCTCGCCGACGGGCGGGACATCAGCGACAAGGTCTCGGTGATGTACGACATCTCCGGCTGGAGCCTGGGGCGGCTGTGGGGCGCCACCGTGACGGAGGCGAGGAGCGGCCGTCCGTCGGCCGTCCCCGCCCGGCCGGTGACGGCCGCCGCCCGTGTCGGGTACGTCGCCCCGCGCGGCGACCTGCGGCTGCGCCTCGACTCCCCGCAGGAGATCGCGGCCCTCAACTCCCTTCTGAAGGACGGGGTTCCGGTACGGCAGGCGGCCGACGGCAGCGCGCTCGTACCGGCGTCGGCGCGACGGCGGGCCGAGGCGCTGGCACGGTCGTACGACGTGGTCTTCGACGCGACCAGGGCCGTGAAGGGTGTCCCGCTCCACCGGGTCCGCGTCGCCGCCGCCGTCACGGCCGGTGAGCTGTTCGCGCTGCGGGAGATGAACTTCGAGGTCGTCCCGGTGTCGACGGCGGTGCTCAACGCGGGCTTCGACTGGGCGAAGTCGGGGGCCGATGTGCTGTTCGTGTCGTCGGGGCTGTCGTACGGCGGGCTCAACGCCTCCGCGCGTACGGCCCTGACCGGCTTCCTCGCCGGGCACGGGCTGGTCGGCCGGGGTGCGACGGGCGCGGCGCTCGCCTCGGCCACCGGGCGGCTGAAGGCGACGGCCGTGCAGGGCAACGGGGACGCCAACGGCGTGGTCCGCGTGGTGAATGCGGGCGGCACGGTGACCGGCGGCGCGCCGGACCACAGCTTCGTCTACGCGCCCGTGTGGTTCACCGATCTCGGCGGCGGCGTCACCGTCGAGCAGTCGTACGGCACCGGGAATCCGCTGGTCTCCGGGCACTGGCGGCCGCTGGACGACGGCTCCGGCGGCCCGGCGGCGGCAGCGGGCCGGCCCTCCGTGGTCAGCGGGCCGAACGCGGTCCTCTTCGGCACGGAACCGCTCTTCCGCGACCATCCGAAGGGGGAATTCCCGCAGGTGGGGCGGGCGTTGCTGAGAGTCGTCGGATAGCGGGAGTCGAGGAACGGGAGCGCGCATGACCGAGGGAATCCGGACGGCCGCCGTCCATGGCACGGTCGCCGACGGCTTCGAGGCGGTGCGCGAGGAGTTCGCCGTGTTCGTGGCCGGGGAACGGGCCGACTACGAGGGGCAGTTGACCGCGTATGTGCACGGGCGGCGGGTCGTCGACCTGTGGGCGGGACCCGAGGAGGTGGCGGCGACGGGCGGCGACACACTGCACGGCGTGTTCTCCTCCACCAAGGGTGCCGCCCATCTCGTCGTCGCGCTCCTCGTCCAGGACGGCGTACTGGAGCTGGACCGTGAAGTGGCCCACTACTGGCCGGAGTTCGCGGCCGAGGGCAAGGGGGCGCTGACCCTGCGGGAGCTGCTCGCGCACCGGGCGGGGCTCATCGGCACCGATGCCGGGTTCACGCTGGAGGAGCTGGCGGACGACCGGGTGATCGCCGAACGCCTCGCCGTCCAGCGCCCGTTCTGGCGTCCGGGCGCCGCCTTCGGCTATCACGCGCTCGTCATCGGGGCGCTCACCGGAGAGGTCGTACGGCGGGCCACGGGCCGGACGCTCCAGGAGGTGTACGAGGAGCGGGTCCGTGCCCCGTACGGGCTCGACCTGTTCCTGGGGCTGCCGGACGAGCACGAGCCCCGCTACCGGACCGTCCTGCCGATGACGCCGACGCCCGCGCAGCAGGCCGAGCTGGACGCGGTGCCGCGCGGGCCGCACACACTGGCGTCGATCGCGTTCAACGGCCAGGTGCCGGAGCCGGGCGAGCTGACGGACTTCCCCAACGCGCGGATCGTGCGCGCGAACGGGCAGTCCTCGGCGGGCGGGGTCGGCTCGGCGCGCGGGCTCGCCGGGATGTACGCGGCGGCCATCAGCGAGGTGGACGGGCGCCCGCCGCTCCTCAAGCCCGACACCGTCGGCGAGTTCGGCCAGGTCCACTCCCTCGGCCACGACCTGGTGTCACGCACACCGAAGGCGTTCGGCCTCGGCTTCCAGGCCACCGCCGAGCTGGTCCACCCCTTCCTGGGCGCCGGCACCTTCGGCCACAGCGGCGCGGGCGGCTCCCAGGCCTTCGCCGACCCCCGCGGCGGCCTCGCCTACGGCTACACCCGGCGCCGTATGGCGTTCCCGGGCGGGGCGGCGCCGGAGAACGCGGGGTTCGTACGGGCCGTGCACGGCGCGGCGCTGGCCCTGGCCCCCTGAGGCCCCCGGACACACGAACGGAGCCCGCACCCCACGTCCAGGGGTGCGGACTCCGGCGTGTGCAACGAACGTGAGCGGGCGTTCGTCACGGGCGCGGGCGCATGGGGCTCAGAGCTTGACGATCATCTTGCCCGTGTTGTCGCCGCGCAGGACGCCGAGGAAGGCCTCCAGGTTGTTCTCGATGCCCTCGACGACGGTCTCGCGGTACTTGAGGGCGCCGGAGGCGACCCAGGGGCCGACCTCCTGGACGAACTGGGGCTGGAAGTCGTAGTGGTCGCCGACGAGGACGCCCTCGACGCGGAGGCGGTTCTGCAGGATCTTGACCATGTTGCGGGGGCCGGGGGTCGGCTCGGTCGAGTTGTACTGCGAGATCATGCCGCAGATCACGGCACGGCCGCGCAGGTTGAGGGCGCCGATCGCGGCCTCCAGGTGCTCACCGCCGACGTTGTCGAAGTAGACGTCGATGCCGTCGGGGGCCGCCTCCTTGAGCTGCTCCCACACGGGGCCGTTCTTGTAGTTGAAGGCGGCGTCGAAGCCGTACTCCTCGACGAGCAGCTTGACCTTCTCGTCGGAGCCGGCCGAGCCGATGACGCGTGAGGCGCCCTTGAGCTTGGCGATCTGGCCGACCTGGCTGCCGACGGCGCCGGCGGCGCCGGAGACGAAGACCGCGTCGCCCTCCTTGAAGGCGCCGACCCGCAGCAGGCCCGCGTAGGCGGTGAGGCCGGTCATGCCGAGGACGCCGAGGTAGGTGGAGAGCGGAGCGGCGTCCGGGTCGACCTTCACGGCCTGCTTGGCGTCGAACGTGGCGTACTCGCGCCAGCCGCCGAAGTGCAGCACATGGTCGCCGACGGCGATGCCGTCCGCCGCCGAGGCGACGACCTCGCCCACGGCCCCGCCCTGCATGGCCTTGCCCAGCTCGAACGGGGCGACGTACGACTTCGCGTCGCTCATCCGTCCGCGCATGTACGGGTCCACGGAGAGGTACTTGTTCCGTACGAGGACCTCACCCGCGCCGGGCTGCCGGATCTCCGCCTCGACCAGGGCGAAGTCCTCGTCCTTGGGCCAGCCGACGGGGCGGCTCAGCAGATGCCATTCACGGCTGGTGGCGGGGAGGGCGGGGGTGTCGGACATGGGGGGCCTTCCTGCGGGTGCGGTGGTGCATACCGTCCGGTTACTTCAGTACGTGAAACAACCATGCTCCTGAATATTTCATGTTGTCAAGTAAAGAGGTAGCCTCGAAGCCATGCCCACCCAGAAGACGGCCCCCCGTATCGACCCCCTGACCATGGAGGTCGTCGAACTCATCGGCACGGTGGTGGCCCGCTACCACGAGGAGTACGAGGACGCCGCCGCCGAACACACGCTCACCGGCGCCCAGGCCCGCCTCCTCGGCCTCCTTTCCCTGGAACCGCTCCCCATGCGCCGCCTCGCCCAGAAACTCCGCTGCGAACCGTCGAACGTGACCGGGATCGTGGACCGGCTGGAGGCCCGGGGCCTGGTCGAGCGGCGTCCCGACCCGAACGACCGCCGGGTGAAGCTGGCCGCCGCCACGGCCGAGGGCCGCCGCGTCGCCGGCAGCCTGCGGGACTCCCTGGACTTCGCCCGCGAGCCGCTGGCCGGGCTGAGCGACACCGAGCGGGAGTCGCTGCGGGATCTGCTGCGGCGGATGCTGGAGGCGTAGGCGGCCGACGGGCGCCCGCCCCGCACGCCGGCGTCCCGAACCGCCGGGCGGGGAGCGGTACACCGCCGGCGTGGCGGCCCGGGCGGACCCAGGGCGGAAAGATACCCCCTGGGGGTATAGTCGGTGAGGAGAGGCACCGCAGGAACGAGGACTCGGGAGGAAACTCGTGGACCACGGCGGACATGACCGGGGGGCTGTCTCGTGGGGGACGGCCGTGAAGGCGACGCTGCACTGTCTGAGCGGGTGTGTCGTCGGGGAAGTGCTCGGGATGGTGGTGGGGACGGCCCTGGGGTGGGGGAACGTGCCGACCATGGTGCTGGCGATCGCGCTCGCGTTCGTGTTCGGCTACTCGTTCACGCTGTTCGCGGTGCGCCGGGCGGGGCTGGACCTCAGGGGTGCGGTGAAGGTGGCGCTGGCCGCCGACACCGTGTCGATCGCGGTGATGGAACTGGTCGACAACGGGATCATCGCCCTCACACCGGGGGCGATGGACGCCGAGCTGTCGGACGGCCTGTTCTGGTCGGCCCTGTTCGGCGGCTTCGCGGTGGCCTTCCTGCTCACCACGCCCGTCAACAAGTGGATGATCGGCCGAGGCAAGGGCCACGCCGTCGTCCACGCCCACCACTGAGAGACCGGCCGCGGGGCGCCGACTCGGCCCGCGTGCCGAGGAGTTCGGGGGCTTCCGTAGCATGAGCGGCATGACAGCCCGCGCACAGCGACACCGCGCGCGACCGTCCTCCGGGCGGTGGCGGGCGCTGCTCGTGCTCGGGCTGCTGGCCGGGCTGTTCGGGATGCACGCGCTGGCGCCCGGTGGCGTCGGCGGCGAACACGCCGGGCCACGGCACCGGGTGACGGCCGAGGCCGAGCCCGGGGCCGAGGCCCACGAGGGCTGCCCCGGCGGCTGCGGCTCGGACCACGCCCAGCACGCCGACCCGACCTGTGCGTCCGGCGCGGTGAAGGGCGGGCCGACACTGCCCGGCCTCGTGCCCGACCCGGTGGCCGTCCCGATGACCGCCGACGCCCTGTGCGCGTACGCGGTCGCGCCCCCGGACGGCGCCCGTGCGCCCCCGTCCCTGGCGGAACTCCAACTCCTGCGGATCTAGACACCGCCCCGCACCCCGTCCTCACCGGCCCGGCCCGACCGGGCTCGGCGACGCGGGTGCGCCTCGGCACGTCCAGATCCCTTTCGCACAGCGACAGCAGGAGTTCCAGCATGCGCGCCACCCGAACCCGAACCCGCACCCTGGCCCGTCTCACCGCCGTGACGGCCGCGTCCGTCACCGCCGCCCTCGCGCTCACCGCCTGCGGCGGTGACGGCGGGAGCGGCCACGACGGCGGCGGCCACGGCTCCAAGTCGCCCTCGGCGTCGGCGGGCGCCGACGACACGGCCGGCACCCACAACGCCCAGGACGTGGCCTTCGCGCAGGGCATGATCCCGCACCACCGACAAGCACTGGAGATGGCCGGACTGGCCGCCGACCGGGCGTCCTCGGACGCGGTCAAGGACCTCGCCGCGCGCGTGGAGAAGGCGCAGGACCCGGAGATCGAGACCATGACCGGCTGGCTGAAGGCCTGGGGCGAGGAGGTCCCGAGCGGCACCTCGATGCCGGGCATGGAGCACTCGGGCGGGGCCGGCGATCCCGGGATGCCCGGGATGATGGACGCCCAGGACATGGCCGGCCTCGAGAAGGCGTCCGGCGCGGCCTTCGACACCCTGTTCCTGACCTTGATGGTCGAGCACCACGAGGGCGCCGTCGAGATGGCCGGCACCGAGAAGGACAAGGGCGCGTACAAGCCCGCCACGGCCATGGCCGATGACATCGCCACCTCGCAGACCGCCGAGATCACCGAGATGAACGAGCTGCTCGGCAAGGGCGGCGACAGCTGACAGCCCAGGGTGGGGAGGGGCCGCGACCACGGCCCCTCCCCGCCCGACCCGACCGCTAGCATGTAATGCATGACTAGCGATAACGACCCTTACGAGCTGAGCGTGGGCGTGCCCTCCGTCGAGGTCTTCCGCCGGCTGCGCACCGATGCCGGTCTCTCCGACAAGGACCCCGGAGCGGTGGCGCTCGCCCTCCCCCACACCTGGCACGGGGTGGTACTCCGGCACGCGGGGGAGCCCATCGGGATGGGCCGGGTCATCGGCGACGGCGGCACCGCGTTCCAGATCGTCGACATCTGTGTGCACCCGGACCACCAGGGCCGGGGCCTCGGCAAGCGCATCATGGCCGCGCTCACCGGGGAACTGGAGCGCCGGGCCCCCGCCACCGCCTACGTCTCCCTGATCGCCGACGGCCCCGCCCGCTTCCTCTACGAGAAGTTCGGCTTCGCCGACACCGCCACGCACGACTCGATCGGTATGTACCGCGTGATGCGGTGAATTGCGGTTGCCCCGCCGGGAAGAGGCTGTGAGGGTCGGCCCCATGACTTCCTCGGCCACCTTCCGCGCACCCGACGGCACCCCGCTCGCCCACCACACACTCGGGTCCGGTCCTCCGCTCGTCTGCCTTCCCGGCGGGCCCATGCGGGCCTCCGCCTATCTCGGCGGTCTCGGCGGGCTGGACGCGCACCGGCGGCTGGTGAGGCTGGATCTGCGGGGCACCGGGGAGTCGGCGGTGCCGGAGGACACCTCGTCGTACCGCTGCGACCGGCTCGTCGGGGACGTGGAGGCGCTGCGGGAGCATCTCGGGGTGGAGCGGCTCGATCTGCTCGCGCACTGCGCCGGGGCCAGTCTCGCGGCGGCGTACGTGCGGGCACACCCCGAGCGGGTCGGGCGGCTCGTGCTCGTCACACCCAGTCCGCTCGGGGTCGGGATCGCGGTCGGGGGCGCGGAGCGGCTCGCCGTGGCCCGGCTGCGTGCGGGAGAGCCGTGGTTCGCGGAGGGGTACGCCGCCCTGGAGGAGATCGTGGCGGGGCGGGGGGACGAGCGGCACTGGGGTGCCGTCTCGCCGTTCCTGCACGGGCGTTGGGACGACGCCGCCCGGGCCCTGGACGCCGCCGACGCCGGGCAGCGCAACCCGGAGGCCGCCGGGATCTTCGGGAGCGAGGGGGCCTTCGACCCGGAGGGGACACGGGCCGCGCTCGCGCGGTTCGGGGCGCCCGTGCTCGTGCTCGCCGGGGAGGTCGACCTCAACTCACCGCCCGTCGCGACGGCCGAGTACGCCACGCTGTTCAAGGGGGGCGCGGAGTTCGTCGTACAGCCGGGGGCCGGGCATCATCCGTGGCTGGACGACGGGGACCGGTTCGTGGGGACCGTCGCCGGGTTCCTGGGCTGAGAGCGGGAAAAGGGGACGCCCGCCCCCGCGAGGGCGAGCGTCCCCTTCCGTCCGATGCGCGTCGCGCTCACGTCACGTCTGTCGGCGTGCCGTCATCGCCCGCTGGATCAGGATGAACGCGCACAGCAGCACACCCGTGGCGATCTTCGTCCACCAGGAGCTGAGGGTGCCCTCGAACTGGATGATGCTCTTGATGAGGCCGAGCACGAGGACACCGAAGAGGGTGCCGAGGACGTAGCCGGAGCCGCCCGTGAGGAGCGTGCCGCCGATCACGGTCGCGGCGATCGCGTCGAGTTCCATGCCGACCGCGTGCAGCGGGTCGCCGGACTGGATGTACAGCATGAACAGCAGGCCGGCCAGGGCCGAGCAGAAGCCGCTCACCGTGTACACGGCGATCTTGGTGCCGCCCTGCGGGAGACCCATCAGCATGGCCGACTGCTCGTTGCCGCCGATGGCGTACACCCGGCGGCCGAAGCGGGTGTAGTGCAGCACGTAGAACGCGATCCCGATGACGATCAGGGCCGCGAGGGCGCCGATCGACAGGTCGCCCACGCCCAGCGACACCCGGGTCTGGGCCAGGCTGCTGACCGAGGAGTCGCTGATCGAGATCGACTCCTTGCTGATGACCAGGCACAGTCCGCGGAAGAGGAAGAGCCCGGCGAGGGTGACGATGAACGGCTGGATCTCGAAGTTCTGGATCACATAGCCCATCAGGAACCCGCCGAACGCCCCGACGCCCAGGGCGAGGAGGACGGCGAGCGGCAGCGGCACCCCCTGGCGCTCCACCAGCCAGGCCGTGAACATCGTGGTGAAGCCGATCACCGAGCCGACGGACAGGTCGATGCCGCCGGACAGGATGACGAAGGTGACACCGACTGCGGCGACCAGCAGATAGCCGTTGTCGATGAAGAGGTTGAGGAAGACCTGCGGTTCGCCGAAGCCGTAGTTCTGGTAGCGGCTCAGGCCCGCGATGTACATCGTGAGGAAGAGCGCGGCGGTGACCAGGACGGGCAGCCGCCGGTCGCCGAGCACCTGCGCGACCTTCGACGTCGTCGACGGCGTACGGCTGTCCGGGGCCGCGGGGGTCTTGGTGGTCGCGGTCATCACGACACCTCCATCTTGGGGGCCGCGTCGGCGGGCGTCGTGACGGTCTTCGCCGGGGCGGCGGGCGAGGTGCCCGTCCCACCGCTCGGCGCACCGGACCTGGGGCCGAACTTGGCGCCGAAGACCTTCGCGCGGAACTTCGGGGACTGGAGCAGGCAGACGACGATGACGACGGCGGCCTTGAAGACCAGGTTGGTCTGGGTGGGCACGCCGATCGTGTAGATCGTGGTGGTGAGGGTCTGGATGACCAGGGCGCCGATCACCGTGCCGCCGATGGAGAACCGGCCGCCGAGCAGGGACGTGCCGCCGATGACGACCGCGAGGATCGCGTCCAGCTCGATCCACAGGCCGGCGTTGTTGCCGTCCGCCGCCGAGGTGTTGGAGCTGATCATCAGGCCCGCGATGCCCGCGCACAGGGCGCAGAAGACGTACACCATGATCTTGATGCGGCGGGAGCGGATGCCGACCAGGCGGCTGGCCTCGGCGTTGCCGCCGACGGACTCGACGAGCAGGCCGAGGGCCGTGCGACGGGTCAGGGCGACCGTGACGGCCACGACCGCCGCCACCACGAAGATGGAGAAGGGCAGCGTCAGCCAG encodes the following:
- a CDS encoding MarR family winged helix-turn-helix transcriptional regulator — its product is MPTQKTAPRIDPLTMEVVELIGTVVARYHEEYEDAAAEHTLTGAQARLLGLLSLEPLPMRRLAQKLRCEPSNVTGIVDRLEARGLVERRPDPNDRRVKLAAATAEGRRVAGSLRDSLDFAREPLAGLSDTERESLRDLLRRMLEA
- a CDS encoding alpha/beta fold hydrolase, with amino-acid sequence MTSSATFRAPDGTPLAHHTLGSGPPLVCLPGGPMRASAYLGGLGGLDAHRRLVRLDLRGTGESAVPEDTSSYRCDRLVGDVEALREHLGVERLDLLAHCAGASLAAAYVRAHPERVGRLVLVTPSPLGVGIAVGGAERLAVARLRAGEPWFAEGYAALEEIVAGRGDERHWGAVSPFLHGRWDDAARALDAADAGQRNPEAAGIFGSEGAFDPEGTRAALARFGAPVLVLAGEVDLNSPPVATAEYATLFKGGAEFVVQPGAGHHPWLDDGDRFVGTVAGFLG
- a CDS encoding NADP-dependent oxidoreductase: MSDTPALPATSREWHLLSRPVGWPKDEDFALVEAEIRQPGAGEVLVRNKYLSVDPYMRGRMSDAKSYVAPFELGKAMQGGAVGEVVASAADGIAVGDHVLHFGGWREYATFDAKQAVKVDPDAAPLSTYLGVLGMTGLTAYAGLLRVGAFKEGDAVFVSGAAGAVGSQVGQIAKLKGASRVIGSAGSDEKVKLLVEEYGFDAAFNYKNGPVWEQLKEAAPDGIDVYFDNVGGEHLEAAIGALNLRGRAVICGMISQYNSTEPTPGPRNMVKILQNRLRVEGVLVGDHYDFQPQFVQEVGPWVASGALKYRETVVEGIENNLEAFLGVLRGDNTGKMIVKL
- a CDS encoding ABC transporter permease; protein product: MATTATTGTASRWRALTHHHLFWPVAVLIALLLINVPFTPDFFSIKMTDGHLYGSLVSIVLFGSPLILVAVGMTLVIATGGIDLSVGAVVAITGALTCSYISDQADQNALAGVFLAMGIGLVAAVVCGLWNGFLVARMGIQPIIATLIIMVAGRGVAQLITDGQIITINSEPYKLIGGGYWLTLPFSIFVVAAVVAVTVALTRRTALGLLVESVGGNAEASRLVGIRSRRIKIMVYVFCALCAGIAGLMISSNTSAADGNNAGLWIELDAILAVVIGGTSLLGGRFSIGGTVIGALVIQTLTTTIYTIGVPTQTNLVFKAAVVIVVCLLQSPKFRAKVFGAKFGPRSGAPSGGTGTSPAAPAKTVTTPADAAPKMEVS
- a CDS encoding M14 family zinc carboxypeptidase; amino-acid sequence: MRPPRPGPRSALFSVAVATLTVGLTAGSLLVAPRPAGAEPKPPVREGSALPQGAALAPASAAERALTAPETDLSDPTGASGTAGSDTAGSGRGYPREQVLSPDPENPADKSIKLGLTPYHAIAPKLNALQRLGDRVSVEIAGRSAGGHRLYLVTVTAPETARQTREQARMRELIESAPKSAARDRSIAKSYKTPVFFNNNIHGNEWEGTDASLKLIERLATAGDTRTKELLARSRLYFNITANPDGRIAGTRANAGGFDMNRDFVTASQPEVRAMRRIQIDKQPAVMLDLHGYVNGTLIEPTTPPHGENYEYDLFLKNTYANALRMESAVNGLGYTPAKDGVDPAQIPFRDSAEGWDDWPPIFTPQYAAFHGTVAAHTVEIPLQVNNAAYESLPVEELRRRSAINVDVAGAALRATLDFVREKRSSLIADQIEVFRRGAAGAAQVPVSEATVPGVPGIGPEDVYTTRFPRAYVIPAGGAQRSATAAARLVDHLLANDVRVTRATRSFRLDGRSYAKGSYVVDLRQPKRGLANALLADGRDISDKVSVMYDISGWSLGRLWGATVTEARSGRPSAVPARPVTAAARVGYVAPRGDLRLRLDSPQEIAALNSLLKDGVPVRQAADGSALVPASARRRAEALARSYDVVFDATRAVKGVPLHRVRVAAAVTAGELFALREMNFEVVPVSTAVLNAGFDWAKSGADVLFVSSGLSYGGLNASARTALTGFLAGHGLVGRGATGAALASATGRLKATAVQGNGDANGVVRVVNAGGTVTGGAPDHSFVYAPVWFTDLGGGVTVEQSYGTGNPLVSGHWRPLDDGSGGPAAAAGRPSVVSGPNAVLFGTEPLFRDHPKGEFPQVGRALLRVVG
- a CDS encoding serine hydrolase domain-containing protein codes for the protein MTEGIRTAAVHGTVADGFEAVREEFAVFVAGERADYEGQLTAYVHGRRVVDLWAGPEEVAATGGDTLHGVFSSTKGAAHLVVALLVQDGVLELDREVAHYWPEFAAEGKGALTLRELLAHRAGLIGTDAGFTLEELADDRVIAERLAVQRPFWRPGAAFGYHALVIGALTGEVVRRATGRTLQEVYEERVRAPYGLDLFLGLPDEHEPRYRTVLPMTPTPAQQAELDAVPRGPHTLASIAFNGQVPEPGELTDFPNARIVRANGQSSAGGVGSARGLAGMYAAAISEVDGRPPLLKPDTVGEFGQVHSLGHDLVSRTPKAFGLGFQATAELVHPFLGAGTFGHSGAGGSQAFADPRGGLAYGYTRRRMAFPGGAAPENAGFVRAVHGAALALAP
- the yjfF gene encoding galactofuranose ABC transporter, permease protein YjfF — translated: MTATTKTPAAPDSRTPSTTSKVAQVLGDRRLPVLVTAALFLTMYIAGLSRYQNYGFGEPQVFLNLFIDNGYLLVAAVGVTFVILSGGIDLSVGSVIGFTTMFTAWLVERQGVPLPLAVLLALGVGAFGGFLMGYVIQNFEIQPFIVTLAGLFLFRGLCLVISKESISISDSSVSSLAQTRVSLGVGDLSIGALAALIVIGIAFYVLHYTRFGRRVYAIGGNEQSAMLMGLPQGGTKIAVYTVSGFCSALAGLLFMLYIQSGDPLHAVGMELDAIAATVIGGTLLTGGSGYVLGTLFGVLVLGLIKSIIQFEGTLSSWWTKIATGVLLCAFILIQRAMTARRQT
- a CDS encoding DUF4396 domain-containing protein, which gives rise to MDHGGHDRGAVSWGTAVKATLHCLSGCVVGEVLGMVVGTALGWGNVPTMVLAIALAFVFGYSFTLFAVRRAGLDLRGAVKVALAADTVSIAVMELVDNGIIALTPGAMDAELSDGLFWSALFGGFAVAFLLTTPVNKWMIGRGKGHAVVHAHH
- a CDS encoding DUF6153 family protein, encoding MTARAQRHRARPSSGRWRALLVLGLLAGLFGMHALAPGGVGGEHAGPRHRVTAEAEPGAEAHEGCPGGCGSDHAQHADPTCASGAVKGGPTLPGLVPDPVAVPMTADALCAYAVAPPDGARAPPSLAELQLLRI
- a CDS encoding GNAT family N-acetyltransferase encodes the protein MTSDNDPYELSVGVPSVEVFRRLRTDAGLSDKDPGAVALALPHTWHGVVLRHAGEPIGMGRVIGDGGTAFQIVDICVHPDHQGRGLGKRIMAALTGELERRAPATAYVSLIADGPARFLYEKFGFADTATHDSIGMYRVMR
- a CDS encoding DUF305 domain-containing protein, whose amino-acid sequence is MRATRTRTRTLARLTAVTAASVTAALALTACGGDGGSGHDGGGHGSKSPSASAGADDTAGTHNAQDVAFAQGMIPHHRQALEMAGLAADRASSDAVKDLAARVEKAQDPEIETMTGWLKAWGEEVPSGTSMPGMEHSGGAGDPGMPGMMDAQDMAGLEKASGAAFDTLFLTLMVEHHEGAVEMAGTEKDKGAYKPATAMADDIATSQTAEITEMNELLGKGGDS